From a region of the Solanum stenotomum isolate F172 chromosome 2, ASM1918654v1, whole genome shotgun sequence genome:
- the LOC125856203 gene encoding glycine-rich protein DOT1-like: MNATLRVVRYIKKAPGLGLLMPAKENTELIAYCDSDWGACLETRSGGGGDTSASSGGDDGDGGGGGDTSASSGGDDDGGGGGGDTSASSGGDDDGGGGGDTSAGADGGGDGDGGPGTGESGGGTSIFQRCPTLSFGVGGAGTTPPLSRSKLFNASAERLQHL; the protein is encoded by the exons ATGAATGCAACTCTAAGGGTAGTCAGGTACATCAAGAAAGCACCTGGTTTAGGATTGTTGATGCCTGCTAAAGAGAATACTGAACTTATAGCCTATTGTGACTCTGACTGGGGTGCATGCTTGGAAACCAGAAG tggtggtggtggtgatacTAGCGCTAGTAGTGGTGGTGATGAtggtgatggtggtggtggtggtgatacTAGCGCTAGCAGTGGTGGTGATGatgatggtggtggtggtggtggtgatacTAGCGCTAGCAGTGGTGGTGATGatgatggtggtggtggtggtgatacTAGCGCTGGTGCTGATGGAGGTGGTGATGGTGATGGTGGACCTGGTACTGGTGAAAGTGGTGGTGGTACATCAATCTTCCAACGATGTCCTACATTAAGCTTTGGTGTTGGCGGTGCTGGTACGACTCCACCCTTATCCCGGTCTAAACTTTTTAATGCTTCTGCTGAAAGATTACAACACTTGTAG